The following coding sequences lie in one Methanorbis furvi genomic window:
- a CDS encoding DUF3089 domain-containing protein, with translation MSDSPYQPLDYSLAENWVMVPNASAEQKAVDVFYLYPTLATNLYVDSMNLSDPAARDRAVVNVMTNKGVYEETANVYAPYYRQTGLYSMIGNGTWTEDQYVAGQLAYEDAKAAFLYYLENYNDGKPFILAGHSQGSYRIKQLMIDLFVDPELQGKLVAAYPIGYTVSEFELAQYGQLKPATGELDTGVIITYHTQAPELSGENVVVLPGSIGINPLNWKTDGTYASADENYGAVFFENGSVSSRVANFTGAYLAEVDGSIVLIADSPDPAVYSTPELFAEGVFHTNDYAFFYENLKENVAKRTAAYLEKNGV, from the coding sequence GTGAGCGACTCGCCCTACCAGCCGCTTGACTACTCGCTTGCGGAAAACTGGGTGATGGTGCCGAACGCATCTGCTGAACAGAAAGCGGTTGATGTTTTCTATCTCTACCCGACTCTGGCCACGAACTTGTACGTTGACTCGATGAACCTGAGTGATCCGGCAGCCCGGGATCGGGCAGTGGTGAATGTGATGACGAACAAAGGTGTCTATGAGGAGACGGCAAATGTCTACGCCCCATACTACCGGCAGACCGGTCTCTACTCGATGATCGGTAACGGCACCTGGACAGAAGATCAGTATGTCGCAGGACAACTTGCCTACGAAGATGCGAAGGCTGCGTTCCTTTATTATCTGGAGAACTACAATGATGGAAAGCCGTTCATTCTTGCCGGACACTCGCAGGGGTCATACCGGATCAAGCAGCTGATGATCGATCTGTTCGTTGATCCCGAGCTTCAGGGAAAGCTGGTGGCTGCGTATCCTATCGGCTATACCGTCTCTGAGTTTGAGCTTGCCCAGTACGGTCAGCTGAAACCTGCAACCGGCGAGCTTGATACTGGCGTTATCATCACGTATCACACGCAGGCGCCAGAGCTTTCTGGTGAGAATGTTGTTGTGCTTCCGGGATCGATCGGAATTAATCCGCTGAACTGGAAGACGGACGGGACGTATGCGTCTGCTGATGAGAACTATGGTGCGGTATTTTTCGAGAACGGTAGTGTGTCTTCCCGAGTGGCGAACTTTACCGGCGCATATCTTGCAGAGGTTGACGGTTCGATAGTTCTCATTGCCGACTCCCCTGATCCGGCAGTGTATTCCACTCCGGAACTGTTTGCGGAAGGAGTGTTTCATACGAATGATTATGCTTTCTTTTATGAGAATCTGAAGGAGAATGTTGCGAAACGAACTGCGGCGTATCTGGAGAAGAATGGGGTTTGA
- a CDS encoding TatD family hydrolase, with the protein MSESFPILDDHFHINRRAGVGPSVVREFMRSGGTHIVLVSLPSWSHEISPTKPEDFRAVFDELLATADAVRTEGCGCYAMCGVHPAEIGRLTQRMSLMDAERLMCGALDVAAEYVAEGKAIGLKSGRPHYPVEQNVWDASNRVLSHALMLARELDCSLQIHAESGPCLDVPDMARAVGMNPSRVVKHFATTETPLHPSVTVREPFLADWFLEKREFTLESDYMDDLSRPGAVNGPRSVPRKMQRMIQEGVVTSEDMWRVHSLVPERVYGVSFSV; encoded by the coding sequence ATGTCTGAGTCTTTTCCGATTCTGGATGATCATTTTCATATTAATCGTCGGGCAGGTGTTGGTCCCTCAGTAGTTCGGGAGTTTATGCGGTCTGGGGGGACGCATATTGTTCTGGTGTCTCTGCCGTCCTGGTCGCATGAGATCTCTCCAACGAAGCCTGAGGATTTCCGGGCTGTGTTTGATGAGTTGTTGGCAACTGCGGACGCGGTGCGAACTGAGGGCTGCGGTTGTTATGCGATGTGCGGTGTGCATCCTGCTGAGATCGGGAGGCTAACTCAGCGGATGAGTTTGATGGATGCGGAGCGTTTGATGTGCGGGGCTTTGGATGTGGCGGCTGAGTATGTGGCGGAAGGGAAAGCGATTGGTCTGAAGTCAGGCCGTCCCCATTATCCGGTCGAGCAGAATGTGTGGGATGCGTCAAACCGCGTGCTTTCCCATGCTTTGATGCTTGCAAGGGAGCTGGACTGTTCTTTACAAATTCATGCAGAGAGCGGACCTTGTTTGGATGTGCCTGATATGGCAAGAGCAGTTGGGATGAATCCTTCTCGTGTGGTGAAACATTTTGCGACTACTGAGACGCCGCTTCATCCGTCAGTGACGGTCAGGGAGCCGTTTCTTGCGGACTGGTTTTTGGAGAAACGCGAGTTCACGCTTGAGAGTGATTATATGGATGATCTTTCACGGCCTGGGGCGGTGAATGGTCCGCGGTCGGTTCCCCGCAAGATGCAGCGGATGATTCAGGAGGGGGTTGTGACGAGTGAGGATATGTGGCGGGTGCATTCGCTGGTGCCTGAGAGGGTGTATGGTGTTTCGTTTTCGGTTTGA
- a CDS encoding dihydroneopterin aldolase family protein, with product MATDRENAVFEAAIKLGALYHQFVGTPISRSTAEKVEAAIESAVSLQPYVTHIEVRLDRTLMNENPFGYSELTGAMYDAVIETKFGNAVCRAQLKFENGYPMMKILD from the coding sequence ATGGCAACTGATCGAGAAAATGCAGTGTTTGAAGCAGCGATTAAACTTGGTGCACTTTACCACCAGTTTGTGGGAACGCCTATCAGCAGGTCAACGGCTGAGAAGGTTGAGGCGGCAATTGAGAGTGCGGTCTCGCTTCAGCCGTATGTGACGCATATTGAGGTGCGTCTGGACCGAACGCTGATGAATGAGAATCCGTTTGGGTACTCGGAGCTGACTGGTGCGATGTATGATGCGGTGATTGAGACGAAGTTCGGGAATGCTGTCTGTCGGGCGCAGCTGAAGTTTGAGAATGGTTATCCGATGATGAAGATTCTTGACTGA
- a CDS encoding minichromosome maintenance protein MCM, giving the protein MAAELEIIDRSEEWGVFLKKKYKTDLNKLAREYPYTKSLTIGYDVLEGYGKTGTILADELLERPGKTLEDIRDAIRTGHLISRKDREGNDISEDIITGINIRFIHLPRKTQIRDIRAEHINKFVSVDGIIRRVTEVRPRLVIGAFRCPAGHFTYKAQDYGTYTEPDVCGNAECTQKKLELVQNRSTFIDSQKLRIQETPEGLRGGEQPQNIDIDIVDDICGIVSPGDRVIVNGILRSVQRITAGQKSTVFDLFVECNSIEISIKEFEEVNISEEDEETIKDMATDPGVYGKIARSIAPTIYGNDEVKEAIALQMFGGIAKEMPDGSSLRGDIHVLLVGDPGIAKSQLLRYVIKLAPRGIYTSGKSASSAGLTAAAVKDDLGDGRWTLEAGALVLADKGIAAVDEMDKMQKDDRSSLHEAMEQQSISVAKAGINATLRTRCSLLGAANPKLGRFDEFSNISEQVNMPPSLLSRFDLIFIMKDKPDAVRDLNIANHILKSHMAGEKIMHHKKHPIPGADDEYFKRELAPVMPEIDAVLLRKYLAYAKRNCFPMLTDDAKEILVQYYQNLRSVAIDSDKPVPVTARQLEALVRLAEASARVRLADEIDVDDAKRVVKIVDTCLKQVAYDPASGTIDIDRVATGITKSSRDMTRILRETIKILAEGAGSAKIDNVIDTMVSQHKYGKDEVEKLLDKLKRSGDIISPRNDTVKLL; this is encoded by the coding sequence GTGGCAGCAGAACTCGAAATCATCGACCGCTCTGAAGAGTGGGGTGTATTTCTGAAAAAGAAGTACAAAACCGACTTAAACAAACTCGCCCGCGAATACCCGTACACCAAATCCCTCACCATCGGCTACGACGTCCTCGAAGGCTACGGCAAAACCGGAACCATCCTTGCTGACGAACTGCTCGAACGCCCCGGCAAAACACTCGAAGACATCCGTGACGCAATCAGAACCGGCCACCTCATCAGCCGCAAAGACCGCGAAGGAAACGACATCTCCGAAGACATCATCACAGGAATCAACATCAGATTCATTCACCTTCCCAGAAAAACCCAAATTCGAGACATCCGTGCCGAACACATCAACAAATTCGTCAGCGTCGACGGCATCATCCGCCGCGTCACCGAAGTTCGTCCTCGGCTCGTAATCGGCGCATTCCGCTGTCCAGCAGGCCACTTCACCTACAAAGCCCAGGATTACGGCACCTACACCGAACCAGACGTCTGCGGCAACGCAGAGTGCACCCAGAAAAAACTCGAACTCGTCCAGAACAGATCCACCTTCATCGACTCCCAGAAACTCCGCATTCAGGAAACACCCGAAGGACTCCGCGGCGGCGAACAGCCGCAGAACATCGACATCGACATCGTTGACGACATCTGCGGAATTGTATCTCCGGGCGACCGCGTGATTGTCAACGGCATTCTCAGAAGTGTGCAGCGAATCACCGCAGGACAGAAAAGCACCGTCTTTGACCTCTTCGTTGAATGTAATTCTATAGAGATCTCCATCAAAGAATTCGAAGAGGTCAACATCAGCGAAGAGGACGAAGAGACCATCAAAGACATGGCGACTGACCCTGGTGTCTACGGAAAAATCGCCAGATCCATCGCCCCAACCATCTACGGAAACGACGAAGTCAAAGAAGCAATTGCTCTCCAGATGTTTGGCGGCATCGCCAAAGAGATGCCTGACGGCAGTAGTCTCAGGGGAGACATTCACGTCCTCCTTGTCGGAGACCCGGGTATCGCAAAGTCGCAGCTGCTTCGCTACGTCATCAAACTCGCTCCCCGCGGCATCTACACCTCAGGAAAGTCCGCATCCTCCGCAGGTCTCACTGCGGCTGCAGTCAAAGACGATCTCGGCGACGGACGCTGGACGCTGGAAGCAGGAGCGCTCGTACTTGCCGACAAAGGAATTGCCGCAGTCGATGAAATGGACAAGATGCAAAAGGACGACCGCTCCTCCCTGCACGAAGCAATGGAACAGCAGTCCATCTCGGTGGCAAAAGCCGGCATCAACGCAACGCTTCGTACCCGCTGCTCGCTTCTTGGCGCAGCAAACCCGAAGCTCGGACGGTTCGACGAGTTCTCCAACATCTCCGAGCAGGTCAACATGCCGCCTTCGCTGCTCTCGCGTTTTGATCTGATCTTTATTATGAAGGACAAACCTGACGCGGTCCGCGACTTAAACATCGCAAACCACATCTTAAAGTCCCACATGGCAGGCGAGAAGATCATGCATCACAAAAAGCATCCGATTCCGGGCGCTGACGATGAGTACTTCAAACGCGAACTCGCTCCGGTCATGCCTGAGATCGATGCTGTCCTGCTCCGCAAATATCTCGCGTATGCGAAACGAAACTGTTTCCCGATGCTGACCGATGATGCAAAAGAGATTTTGGTGCAGTACTATCAGAATCTCCGCAGCGTCGCAATTGATTCCGACAAACCGGTGCCGGTTACCGCCCGTCAGCTGGAAGCACTTGTGAGGCTCGCAGAAGCGAGCGCCCGCGTCAGACTTGCTGATGAGATCGATGTCGATGATGCGAAACGTGTGGTAAAGATCGTGGACACCTGTCTTAAGCAGGTCGCCTACGATCCTGCGTCCGGCACGATTGATATCGATCGGGTTGCGACCGGCATCACGAAATCCAGCCGCGACATGACACGTATTCTTCGTGAGACGATCAAGATTCTTGCTGAGGGTGCGGGTTCGGCAAAGATTGATAATGTGATTGATACGATGGTGAGTCAGCACAAATATGGTAAAGATGAGGTTGAGAAACTTCTGGACAAACTCAAGCGGTCGGGCGATATTATTTCGCCGCGCAATGATACGGTAAAACTTTTGTGA
- a CDS encoding 2-isopropylmalate synthase codes for MKNDDSTVSTGYQSDRVYIFDTTLRDGEQSPGATMTLQEKVRLARQLELLGVDIIEAGFPAASPGDFEAVRAVSETVTNCQVAGLCRAVAADIDRAWEALKHAANPRIHVFLATSPIHMEHKLRKTPDQVLEMAEKAVRHAASLTKNVEFSAEDASRSELPFLAKVVETVIDAGATTVNIPDTVGYIQPGEYANIIRYLAENVKNINKAVISVHCHDDLGLAVANSLAAVKAGARQIECTINGIGERAGNTAMDEAVMNLNVRSDYYQCNCGIITEQLYPTARTLSHIIGMPIPANKAIVGANAFAHESGIHQDGVLKCRETYEIMDAASIGKTGNDMVLGKHSGRHAIKAKVEELGYTLNDDQITIVSDAVKKLADIKKEIFSEDVEAIVLEEIFRMPDKFKLKYLQVHAGNGPIPPNASVIMEVNGEDKQLHNFGVGPIDAVFNTIGTISGCKPDLEQFSVNAITGGTDAQGEVTVRLRRNNYTAIGRGADPDILVAAGKAYVNALNRLAKKVEENHA; via the coding sequence ATGAAAAACGATGACTCTACCGTATCCACAGGATACCAGTCGGATCGTGTCTATATCTTTGACACAACGCTCCGTGACGGCGAACAATCTCCCGGCGCAACCATGACCCTACAGGAGAAGGTGCGTCTCGCCCGTCAGCTTGAGCTACTCGGCGTAGATATCATCGAAGCAGGATTCCCTGCCGCAAGCCCGGGCGACTTCGAAGCAGTCCGTGCAGTCTCAGAAACGGTCACCAACTGTCAGGTCGCAGGACTCTGCCGAGCGGTTGCCGCAGACATCGACCGTGCATGGGAAGCCCTCAAACATGCAGCCAACCCGCGAATCCATGTATTTCTCGCAACCAGCCCGATCCACATGGAACACAAACTCAGGAAAACCCCTGACCAAGTTCTTGAAATGGCAGAAAAAGCCGTTCGGCACGCAGCATCCCTCACCAAAAACGTCGAATTCTCCGCAGAAGACGCATCCCGCAGTGAACTCCCGTTCCTTGCAAAAGTCGTTGAAACCGTTATTGACGCAGGAGCCACAACCGTCAACATCCCTGACACGGTAGGGTACATCCAGCCCGGAGAGTACGCAAACATCATCCGCTACCTCGCCGAAAACGTCAAAAATATCAACAAAGCAGTAATCTCCGTTCACTGCCATGACGACCTCGGCCTTGCCGTTGCAAACAGCCTTGCCGCAGTAAAAGCAGGCGCCCGCCAGATCGAATGCACCATCAACGGCATCGGTGAACGTGCAGGAAATACCGCAATGGACGAAGCAGTCATGAACCTCAACGTCCGCAGCGACTACTACCAGTGCAACTGCGGCATCATCACCGAACAACTCTATCCAACCGCACGAACCCTTTCCCACATCATCGGAATGCCAATCCCTGCAAACAAAGCAATTGTCGGTGCCAACGCATTCGCCCACGAATCCGGCATTCATCAGGACGGCGTCCTCAAATGCCGCGAAACATACGAGATCATGGACGCAGCATCCATAGGAAAAACCGGCAACGACATGGTCTTAGGCAAACACTCAGGCCGTCACGCAATCAAAGCCAAAGTCGAAGAACTCGGCTACACCTTAAACGACGACCAGATAACAATCGTCTCAGACGCAGTCAAAAAACTCGCAGACATCAAAAAAGAGATCTTCTCCGAAGACGTCGAAGCAATCGTCCTTGAAGAAATCTTCAGAATGCCTGACAAGTTCAAACTCAAATACCTCCAGGTCCACGCAGGCAACGGCCCCATCCCCCCGAACGCCAGCGTCATCATGGAAGTAAACGGCGAAGACAAACAGCTGCACAACTTCGGCGTAGGACCAATCGACGCCGTCTTCAACACAATTGGCACCATCTCAGGATGCAAACCTGACCTCGAACAGTTCTCAGTAAACGCAATTACTGGCGGAACCGATGCACAGGGAGAAGTAACCGTTCGGCTGCGGAGAAACAACTACACCGCAATCGGCAGAGGAGCAGACCCTGACATTCTCGTTGCCGCAGGAAAAGCCTATGTGAACGCACTCAACCGCCTCGCCAAAAAAGTGGAGGAAAACCATGCATAG